Proteins encoded by one window of Girardinichthys multiradiatus isolate DD_20200921_A chromosome 14, DD_fGirMul_XY1, whole genome shotgun sequence:
- the LOC124880350 gene encoding uncharacterized protein LOC124880350, producing the protein MKVRSHTNSLKPNLVARKPPGPTLPSLKTPSLAPSSVRTSGPPPSSVRTPSLAPSSVRTSGPPPSSVRTPSLAPSSVRTPSLASSSTTPTHICQTVSPEPAACVQQSDAAGDAGPGWLPSEMRKTIPVQDQRWMGNTLFHAGKVRPDFKLWYEPPVPALIYHQVPTPDHFFTHRLLVWMPYHQWKVRVFCQACGKHLTGAGVPPHAPALSPTKAPRKLTTNAPR; encoded by the exons ATGAAGGTGAGGTCTCATACGAATTCACTGAAGCCCAACTTGGTTGCTCGGAAACCACCGGGCCCTACTCTGCCCTCTTTGAAGACCCCTAGCCTGGCaccttcctctgtgaggacTTCTGGCCCCCCtccatcctctgtgaggacccctaGCCTGGCACCTTCCTCTGTGAGAACCTCTGGCCCCCCtccatcctctgtgaggacccctagcctggcaccatcctctgtgaggacccctaGCCTGGCTTCATCATCCACAACACCGACACACATCTGCCAGACAGTTTCACCT GAGCCTGCAGCGTGTGTGCAACAGTCAGATGCAGCTGGTGATGCAGGACCTGGCTGGTTGCCGAGTGAGATGAGGAAGACCATTCCTGTACAGGACCAGAGATGGATGGGAAATACCCTCTTTCATGCCGGCAAAGTGCGCCCAGATTTCAAGTTGTGGTATGAGCCTCCTGTACCAGCCCTCATCTACCACCAGGTACCAACACCCGATCATTTTTTTACCCACCGGCTTCTGGTGTGGATGCCCTATCATCAGTGGAAAGTTAGGGTGTTCTGCCAAGCTTGTGGGAAGCATCTTACGGGGGCTGGTGTTCCACCACATGCTCCTGCTCTGTCTCCCACTAAAGCACCCCGAAAACTGACcacaaacgccccccgttga